In Oryzias latipes chromosome 15, ASM223467v1, the following proteins share a genomic window:
- the ppp3r1 gene encoding calcineurin subunit B type 1, with product MGNEASYPLEMCSHFDADEIKRLGKRFKKLDLDNSGSLSVEEFMSLPELQQNPLVQRVIDIFDTDGNGEVDFKEFIEGVSQFSVKGDKEQKLRFAFRIYDMDKDGYISNGELFQVLKMMVGNNLKDTQLQQIVDKTIINADKDGDGRISFEEFCAVVGGLDIHKKMVVDV from the exons ATG ggAAATGAAGCGAGTTACCCCCTGGAAATGTGCTCACATT TCGATGCTGATGAGATTAAGAGGCTAGGGAAGCGGTTTAAGAAACTCGACCTAGATAACTCGGGCTCGCTCAGCGTGGAGGAGTTCATGTCCCTgccggagctgcagcagaacccGCTGGTGCAGCGGGTCATCGACATCTTCGACACGGACGGAAACGGGGAGGTGGACTTCAAAG AGTTCATCGAGGGGGTGTCACAGTTCAGCGTCAAAGGAGACAAAGAGCAGAAGCTGCGAT TCGCCTTCAGGATCTACGACATGGACAAGGACGGCTACATCTCCAACGGTGAGCTCTTTCAGGTGCTGAAGATGATGGTGGGGAACAACCTGAAGGACACACAGCTGCAGCAGATCGTGGACAAGACCATCATAAACGCAGACAAGGACGGAGACGGCAGGATATCCTTTGAAGAGTTCTGTGCG GTGGTTGGAGGTCTCGATATACACAAAAAGATGGTGGTGGACGTGTGA
- the c1d gene encoding nuclear nucleic acid-binding protein C1D, translating into MASTEEEYPYEIDEQLRSFDSSVTAVKSMLDKLMSMSRNELLVKLDPLDQAKLDLMSAYTLNSLFWVYLVTRGINPREHGIKQELERIRAYMNRVKEITDKKKAARLDKGAASRFIRSALYEPDDKDSGKKNESKKQADSTAAEPPPKRQKQRK; encoded by the exons ATGGCGTCTACGGAGGAGGAATACCCGTATGAGATCGACGAGCAGCTGCGGAGCTTCGACTCCTCCGTGACTGCGGTGAAATCCATGTTGGACAAACTGATGTCGATGTCCAGAAACGAGCTGCTCGTGAAG CTGGATCCTTTGGACCAGGCCAAACTGGACCTGATGTCTGCGTACACCCTAAACTCGTTGTTCTGGG TGTATTTGGTGACTCGAGGAATAAACCCCAGAGAACACGGCATCAAACAGGAACTG GAGCGAATCCGGGCGTACATGAACCGAGTCAAGGAGATTACAGACAAGAAGAAGGCGGCGCGCCTGGATAAGGGCGCCGCCTCCCGCTTCATCAGGAGCGCCCTTTACGAGCCGGACGACAAAGACTCCGGGAAAAAGAACGAGTCTAAAAAACAAGCAGATTCCACAGCCGCAGAGCCGCCTCCAAAACGACAGAAACAGAGGAAGTGA
- the wdr92 gene encoding WD repeat-containing protein 92 codes for MSSSLSKPQIIAHAHTGLNFTVFDCKWIPCSAKFVCLGNFPRGTGVIQIHELQHGEVQLVKELEKPKPIKCGTFGASSLQTRHIATGDFDGNLNIWNLEAADVPVYSVKAHKEIVNSIDGVGGLGIGEGAPEIVTGSRDGTVKVWDPRQRDWPVANMEPLEGETRRDCWTVAFGHAFNQEDRCVCAGYDNGDVKLFDLRNMSLRWETNIKNGVCCVEFDRKDINMNKLVATSLEGRFHVFDMRTQHHTKGFASVSEKAHKSTIWQVRHLPQSRDVFMTTGGSGNLHLWKYEYPAQRSEKDCEGVAGGVAGSLSLLQNVTLSTQPITSLDWSPDKQGLCVCSAFDQSVRVLIVTKLNTV; via the exons ATGTCGTCTTCGCTGTCAAAGCCTCAGATCATCGCGCATGCTCACACGGGTCTAAACTTCACTGTGTTCGACTGTAAGTGGATCCCCTGCAGCgccaagtttgtttgtttgggcaACTTTCCGAGAGGAACCGGGGTGATCCAGATCCACGAGCTGCAGCACGGAGAAGTACAGCTTGTTAAAGAG CTCGAGAAACCCAAACCTATAAAGTGTGGCACGTTTGGGGCATCTTCCCTGCAGACCAGACACATAGCAACCGGGGATTTTGATGGAAATCTAAATATCTG GAATCTAGAGGCTGCTGATGTGCCTGTGTACTCTGTGAAGGCCCATAAGGAAATAGTCAACAGTATAGACGGAGTCGGAGGTCTGGGAATCGGAGAAGGCGCTCCTGAGATAGTGACCGGCAGCAGAGATG GAACAGTAAAGGTGTGGGATCCCAGACAGAGAGACTGGCCTGTGGCCAACATGGAACCACTTGAAGGGGAAACCAGGAGGGACTGCTGGACTGTTGCATTCG GTCACGCCTTCAACCAAGAGGACCGATGCGTTTGTGCCGGCTACGACAACGGAGACGTCAAGCTGTTTGACCTGAGGAACATGTCTCTGCGATGGGAAACCAACATCAAGAACGGG GTTTGCTGCGTGGAGTTTGACAGGAAAGATATCAACATGAACAAGCTGGTGGCCACGTCTCTGGAGGGCCGGTTCCACGTGTTTGACATGAGGACGCAGCACCACACCAAAGGCTTTGCCTCTGTTTCTGAAAAG GCTCATAAATCAACCATCTGGCAGGTCAGACATTTACCTCAGAGCAGAGACGTCTTCATGACAACAGGCGGGTCGGGAAATCTGCATCTGTGGAAATA TGAGTATCCAGCTCAAAGGAGCGAGAAGGACTGTGAGGGTGTGGCAGGGGGCGTGGCCGGCTCGCTCAGCCTCCTGCAGAACGTCACCCTGTCCACGCAGCCGATCACCAGCCTGGACTGGAGCCCCGACAAGCAGGGTCTGTGCGTGTGCTCGGCGTTCGACCAGTCTGTGCGTGTGCTCATCGTCACCAAGCTCAACACGGTGTGA
- the pno1 gene encoding RNA-binding protein PNO1 (The RefSeq protein has 4 substitutions compared to this genomic sequence), whose protein sequence is MDASENGATAPEKHDDGESFTKVKSKKSQKRKLEPDGGITMEVEQPNKRPHFPPISADKLRGPDEMRKVAVPAHRYTPLKENWLKIFTPIVENLQLQVRFNLKTRNVEIKTCKETQDIAALTKAADFIKAFVLGFQVDDAMALIRLDELFLESFDVTDVKPLKGDHLSRAIGRIAGKGGKTKFTIENVTKTRIVLADTKIHILGSFQNIKMARTAICNLILGSPPSKVYGNIRAVASRTAERF, encoded by the exons ATGGACGCCAGTGAAAGCGGAGCTACGGCGCCGGAGAAGCACGATGACGGGGAATCGTTTACGAAAGTGAAGTCAAAGAAGAGCCAGAAGAGAAAACTGGAGCCAGACGGAGGCACGACCATGGAGGTCGAACAGCCAAATAAACGCCCGCATTTTCCACCCATCTCAGCTGACAAACTACGG GGTTCTGATGAGATGAGGAAGGTTGCCGTCCCGGCTCATAGGTACACGCCGCTGAAGGAGAACTGGCTGAAGATCTTCACTCCCATCGTGGAGAACCTGCAGCTTCAAGTCAGGTTTAACCTGAAAACCAGAAATGTGGAAATCAAA ACGTGTAAAGAGACGCAGGACATCGCCGCGCTCACCAAAGCTGCAGATTTCGTTAAAGCCTTTGTTCTCGGGTTCCAGGTTGAT GACGCCATGGCGCTCATCAGATTAGATGAGCTTTTCCTGGAAAGCTTTGACGTGACAGACG TGAAGCCGCTGAAGGGCGACCATCTGTCCAGAGCCATCGGGAGAATCGCAGGGAAGGGAGGAAAAACCAAGTTCACCATCGAAAACGTCACCAAGACCCGCATTGTGCTCGCAGACAC aaaaatccacattttaggTTCTTTCCAGAACATCAAGATGGCCCGGACAGCAATATGTAATTTAATCTTAG GAAGTCCACCTTCAAAGGTCTACGGAAACATCAGAGCCgtggccagcaggaccgccgagCGATTCTGA